TGCAGATCGACGGCGCGTGGAAGATCGTCAACAAGACCTTCAGCGCCGCGCCACGCGTGCCGCAGTAACGTACTGCGGCGGCTGCCCGCGCGGCTCAGCCGGGCAGCACCGCGGTGGCTTCGATCTCGAACAGCATGTTGTCGAGCGCCAGCCGCGGCACCGGGATCAGCGTGCAGGCCGGCGCGGGCCGGTCGCCCCACATCTCGCGCAGCGCGGCGCCGAAGGTGCGCAGGCGGTCGTGCGAGTGGTCGACCACCAGCACCGTCAGCTTGGCGACATCGCCCACGTCGGCGCCCGCGGCCTGCAGCGCGATGCGCAGGTTCTGCATGGCCCGCGCCACCTGCCGCGGAAAATCCGCCGCCAGGCAGCCGGCGGCATCCTCGCCGCCCTGCCCGGCCACGTAGACGATGCGGGCGGGCCCTTCCACCACCGCCACGTGCGAATAGCCGTTGGGACGCGGGTCGTACAGCGCGGGGGGATTGATCAGGTTCAGCGAAGCATTGGGGCGGGCAGGCGTCAGCATGGTCATCAACTCTGTGTTGAGAGAAGGGCAAACAATGGAGCCGCAAGTATCAAACCTCAAGTTAGGTTAAGGTCAAGCGCGGCCACGGTGGTAGCATGGGCATTCCCGCCGCCGCCCTCCCTCCACCCAGCCATGCCCAAGACTTCCCGACCTGTTCCCGCCGTGCCTGCCACGGCCGATGCGCCGCGCCGGCGCCGGCCAGGACCTGCCGAGGAACTGCTGTCGGTCGGGCAGGTGGCCGAACGCACCGGCATCGCGGTATCGGCGCTGCATTTCTATGAATCACGCGGGTTGATCGCCAGCACGCGCAGCGGCGGCAACCAGCGCCGCTATGCGCGCGCCGTGCTGCGGCGGCTGGCGGTGATCCGCGTGGCGCAGCGCATGGGGCTGCCGCTGGCGGTGATCGCGGCGGCGATGCAGAAGCTGCCCGACGGGCGCGCGCCGACAGTGGCGGACTGGCGGCGGCTGTCGGCCAGCTGGCGCGATGACCTGGAGGAACGCATCCGCACGCTGACGATGCTGCGCGACCAGCTCGATGGCTGCATCGGGTGCGGCTGTTTGTCGCTGAAGGCGTGCCCGCTGCGCAATCCGCAGGATACGCTGGCCGGAGCAGGGCCGGGGCCGCATTTCCCCGGCGAAGAGGATTAGGCGGAGGCCTTACCGGAAGGTCTGCAGGTAGCCGAGCAGGTCTTCGATCTGCTTGTCGTTGCCCATGCCCCAGAAGCGCATTTTGGTGCCCGGCACGACCTTGGCCGGGGAACGCAGGAAGGCGCTCAACGTGTCGCGCGACCACACCACCCTGGATGTGCGCATCGCTTCCGAATACTGGAAATCCGTTGTCGTGCCCGCCTGGCGCCCGAAGATGCCGTTCAACTGCGGCCCGAACGCGCCGCGCGCATTGCGGCCGACGTAGTGGCACGACGCGCAGCGCGTGGCAAACAGTGCCTTGCCGGCCTGCAGGTCAGGCTCGGCGCGCGCCACGGCGGGCATTGCGGCAAGGATGGAAAAGGCGAGGAAAGCGGCGGCGGGCAGGACGGTACGGCGCATGGGCAACACGGGGCAATGAACTGCGAGGCTGCATGATACAGGCGCGCGGGTGGATGGGCAGGTTACACCGCGTCACAGTTGCAACACTTCGAGCGCCCAATATTACGGACCCTGCCCCTACAGTGAGCCCATGTCCAACGCCCCTTGGGAGGCACCCATGAAACGAATCCTGGCAATGGCAGTAGCAGGCGGTGCATTGCTGGCGGCGAGTGCCGCAGCCCATGCCGGCGTCAGCGTCGGCATCAATATCGGCGCGCCCGCCGTCGTGGTCGCGGAGCCGGCGCCGGTGTACCGCCCGGCCCCGGCGGTCTACGTGCCGGCGCCCGCGCCGG
This genomic window from Cupriavidus oxalaticus contains:
- a CDS encoding RidA family protein codes for the protein MTMLTPARPNASLNLINPPALYDPRPNGYSHVAVVEGPARIVYVAGQGGEDAAGCLAADFPRQVARAMQNLRIALQAAGADVGDVAKLTVLVVDHSHDRLRTFGAALREMWGDRPAPACTLIPVPRLALDNMLFEIEATAVLPG
- the soxR gene encoding redox-sensitive transcriptional activator SoxR, producing the protein MPKTSRPVPAVPATADAPRRRRPGPAEELLSVGQVAERTGIAVSALHFYESRGLIASTRSGGNQRRYARAVLRRLAVIRVAQRMGLPLAVIAAAMQKLPDGRAPTVADWRRLSASWRDDLEERIRTLTMLRDQLDGCIGCGCLSLKACPLRNPQDTLAGAGPGPHFPGEED
- a CDS encoding c-type cytochrome; this translates as MRRTVLPAAAFLAFSILAAMPAVARAEPDLQAGKALFATRCASCHYVGRNARGAFGPQLNGIFGRQAGTTTDFQYSEAMRTSRVVWSRDTLSAFLRSPAKVVPGTKMRFWGMGNDKQIEDLLGYLQTFR